The following are encoded in a window of Haloplanus vescus genomic DNA:
- a CDS encoding ATP-binding protein, with translation MHVLGRDASATGPAVRFGTYRAADGSDGAAVGLDLHRPHAALVVGKRGYGKSHTLGVVAEGAARAPGVAPIVVDPMGEFAGLAEGSASVRVVAAPTVAATLLPSTAWPALFDLSPTDSVGALLWEAARETATLDEMLAHVDAAAVADGVARAARNHLQLADSWGVFDPDGLDARTLLSASATVLDCSGLADRAAAALVRAVAAGLYDACVDRRPERLPWLLLDEAHVFFDGIAAPALETVLTRGRTPGVSLVAATQRPGALPSVALSQSDLLIAHRLTAGTDVEALAAATPTYLSGRLRDRLPAETGAAVVVDDVTESVHGVQVRARETPHGGADPRVDAAHDDSSMAVPQSGHSPSTTGTGVEHSGQNSR, from the coding sequence ATGCACGTCCTCGGACGCGACGCGTCGGCGACGGGGCCCGCGGTTCGCTTCGGCACGTACCGCGCCGCCGACGGCAGCGACGGCGCGGCCGTTGGCCTCGACCTCCATCGCCCGCACGCGGCCCTCGTCGTCGGCAAGCGCGGCTACGGCAAGTCACACACCCTCGGCGTCGTCGCTGAGGGGGCGGCCCGCGCGCCCGGCGTCGCCCCAATCGTCGTCGACCCGATGGGGGAGTTCGCGGGGCTCGCGGAGGGGTCGGCCTCGGTGCGCGTCGTCGCTGCGCCAACCGTCGCCGCGACGCTTCTCCCATCGACGGCGTGGCCGGCGCTGTTCGACCTCTCACCAACCGACTCCGTCGGCGCCCTCCTCTGGGAGGCGGCCCGCGAGACGGCGACGCTGGACGAGATGCTCGCACACGTCGACGCGGCGGCCGTCGCCGACGGCGTGGCGCGGGCCGCCCGGAACCACCTCCAGCTCGCCGACTCGTGGGGTGTCTTCGACCCCGACGGCCTCGACGCTCGCACGCTCCTGTCGGCGTCGGCGACGGTGCTCGACTGTTCGGGACTGGCCGACCGGGCGGCAGCGGCGCTCGTTCGCGCCGTCGCCGCCGGCCTGTACGACGCGTGCGTCGACCGTCGACCCGAACGCTTGCCGTGGCTCCTCCTTGACGAAGCGCACGTGTTCTTCGACGGGATTGCGGCGCCGGCGCTTGAGACGGTACTCACGCGCGGGCGGACGCCCGGCGTCTCGCTGGTCGCCGCTACCCAGCGCCCCGGCGCGCTCCCGTCGGTCGCGCTCTCGCAGTCGGACCTCCTCATCGCCCACCGGTTGACCGCGGGCACGGACGTGGAGGCGCTGGCGGCCGCGACGCCGACGTATCTCTCCGGTCGGCTTCGCGACCGGCTTCCGGCCGAGACTGGTGCGGCTGTCGTCGTCGACGACGTCACCGAGTCGGTCCACGGCGTGCAGGTGCGCGCCCGCGAGACACCCCACGGTGGCGCGGACCCGCGTGTCGACGCCGCTCACGACGACTCGTCGATGGCCGTCCCGCAGTCCGGGCACTCGCCGTCGACGACGGGGACCGGCGTCGAACACTCCGGGCAGAATTCGAGATAG
- a CDS encoding DUF2309 domain-containing protein has product MNGVDPVTIRAKIDSAAERIGRVWPLYSDVGANPLSGFEDRPFPAAVAEGERLFGGRGYPHPARFREAWESGRIDDEELDSVLDAHGYTDSPEALLDRMESVERDRDSTSETDERLDRLVAKWLAALLDQGQAACPPPNREEGLYRAWRSVAPHDAEIPASSTPVATHYHERLDDLPETASEAVSAVLSEHPTEEWERIFEHHLAALPGWVGFIKQRAQANNNPWQEACPATLLDYMAIRLTLAKHMGATLAPASDGETADSDDPPLAEHWLTAWERSYREELVDDIQRQLGGEGESSAAPEAQLVFCIDTRSEVIRRHLERTGPYETFGYGGFFGIPLEYEGWKSKTRTDSCPVMVDPTHHVTDRPRTDGGAATAYERWERYTRAGTKLVKSLKTDLAAAFGFVEASGGLFGAALASRTLVPSSVRALRDRLSPPRPENFCEPTVDGNTDHDHAADLPVGMSTEQRAFYAEAAFDLLGWEEFAPVVVFTGHRSETVNNPYQSSIDCGACAGSPGTPNARALAAICNDPAVRDELRDRGVDVPDDTVFLAAEHNTTTDSVSLFVSESLSERQQAVVDRLRDGLETAQQGATAERLDTMDVDAADSVSEAETRTADWAQPRPELGLSGNAGFVIGPRDLTDGLDLDGRSFLHSYDWSTDPDGDALENIMTGPLVVCQMISAQYYFSTVDNEVYGSGSKTTHNTVGHVGVVQGNGGDLRVGLPLQSLYGDDSELYHQPLRLSVVIHAPVEQVTDILARNDDLATLFDNGWLSLTVLDPEQANRCFEYQGEQTWEPRLDSEGSEDTTETSVTTAQ; this is encoded by the coding sequence ATGAACGGCGTCGACCCGGTCACCATCCGAGCCAAAATCGACAGCGCGGCGGAGCGTATCGGTCGCGTGTGGCCGCTGTACTCCGACGTGGGTGCGAACCCCCTCTCGGGGTTCGAAGACCGACCGTTCCCGGCAGCGGTCGCAGAGGGCGAACGCCTGTTCGGCGGCCGCGGGTATCCGCACCCGGCCCGGTTTCGCGAGGCCTGGGAGTCGGGCCGCATCGACGACGAGGAACTCGACAGCGTCCTCGACGCGCACGGATACACCGACTCGCCCGAGGCGCTCTTAGACCGGATGGAGAGCGTGGAACGCGACCGCGACTCGACGAGCGAGACCGACGAGCGACTCGACCGCCTCGTCGCGAAGTGGCTGGCCGCCCTCCTCGACCAGGGACAGGCGGCGTGTCCGCCGCCGAACCGCGAGGAGGGCCTGTACCGTGCCTGGCGGTCGGTCGCGCCCCACGACGCCGAGATACCCGCCTCGTCGACGCCCGTGGCGACACACTACCACGAGCGCCTCGACGACCTGCCCGAGACGGCGTCCGAAGCGGTGTCTGCCGTCCTGAGCGAGCACCCGACCGAGGAGTGGGAGCGCATCTTCGAACACCATCTGGCCGCGCTGCCCGGCTGGGTCGGCTTCATCAAGCAGCGGGCGCAGGCAAACAACAATCCGTGGCAGGAGGCCTGTCCCGCGACGCTGCTCGATTACATGGCGATTCGTCTGACCCTGGCCAAACACATGGGGGCGACGCTCGCTCCGGCGAGCGACGGGGAGACGGCCGATTCGGACGACCCACCCCTGGCCGAACACTGGTTGACGGCGTGGGAGCGGAGCTACCGCGAGGAACTCGTCGACGACATCCAGCGCCAGCTCGGGGGCGAGGGAGAATCGTCGGCGGCGCCCGAGGCACAGCTCGTCTTCTGTATCGACACGCGCTCGGAGGTCATCCGCCGACACCTCGAACGCACCGGTCCCTACGAGACGTTCGGCTACGGCGGCTTCTTCGGCATTCCGCTGGAGTACGAGGGCTGGAAGTCGAAGACACGAACCGACTCGTGTCCGGTGATGGTCGACCCGACGCATCACGTCACGGACCGCCCCCGAACAGACGGCGGGGCGGCGACGGCCTACGAGCGATGGGAGCGCTACACCCGTGCCGGGACGAAGCTCGTGAAGTCGCTGAAAACCGACCTCGCGGCTGCGTTCGGCTTCGTCGAGGCGTCGGGTGGGCTGTTCGGCGCCGCGCTGGCCTCGCGGACGCTCGTCCCGTCGAGCGTGCGCGCCCTGCGTGACCGGCTCAGTCCACCCCGGCCCGAGAACTTCTGCGAACCAACGGTCGACGGCAACACGGACCACGACCACGCGGCCGACCTCCCGGTTGGAATGTCGACCGAGCAGCGCGCGTTCTACGCCGAAGCGGCGTTCGACCTGCTGGGCTGGGAGGAGTTCGCACCGGTCGTCGTCTTCACCGGCCATCGGAGCGAGACGGTCAACAACCCGTACCAGTCGAGCATCGACTGCGGCGCCTGCGCGGGCAGTCCGGGGACACCGAACGCGCGGGCCCTCGCCGCCATCTGCAACGACCCGGCGGTCCGAGACGAACTGCGTGACCGCGGCGTCGACGTTCCCGACGACACCGTGTTCCTCGCCGCGGAGCACAACACCACGACCGACTCGGTGTCGCTGTTCGTGAGCGAATCCCTCTCGGAGCGCCAGCAGGCCGTCGTCGACCGCCTGCGTGACGGCCTCGAAACCGCCCAGCAGGGGGCAACGGCAGAGCGACTGGACACGATGGACGTCGACGCCGCCGACAGCGTCAGCGAAGCCGAGACCAGAACCGCCGATTGGGCCCAACCCCGTCCAGAACTCGGGTTGTCCGGGAACGCTGGCTTCGTCATCGGGCCGCGCGACCTGACCGACGGTCTTGACCTCGACGGTCGCTCGTTCCTCCACTCCTACGACTGGTCGACCGACCCCGACGGCGACGCCCTCGAAAACATCATGACTGGCCCGCTGGTCGTCTGTCAGATGATCAGCGCCCAGTACTACTTCTCGACCGTCGACAACGAAGTGTACGGGAGCGGGTCGAAGACGACTCACAACACGGTAGGTCACGTCGGCGTCGTGCAGGGGAACGGCGGCGACCTTCGCGTCGGACTCCCACTCCAGTCGCTGTACGGGGACGACAGCGAACTCTATCACCAGCCACTCCGGCTTTCGGTCGTGATTCACGCCCCCGTCGAGCAGGTGACCGATATCCTCGCGCGCAACGACGACCTCGCGACCCTGTTCGACAACGGCTGGCTCTCGCTGACGGTGCTCGACCCCGAGCAGGCCAATCGGTGTTTCGAGTACCAGGGCGAGCAGACCTGGGAGCCACGGCTGGACTCGGAAGGCTCGGAGGACACGACCGAGACATCCGTCACGACGGCACAGTAA